A single genomic interval of Mycolicibacterium sp. MU0053 harbors:
- a CDS encoding DUF1116 domain-containing protein — translation MSSTRARANREAVDALLAADPVLLGIESAQSAMGLPKTTVLTSGPTMPFAAYTGGQRAAIIGGALYEGLAPDEAAAVAAFDSGAIVVRGCQEFGCVGSLAGVTTASMPVVVVANEATGERAYCTLYEGDSVDRLNYGSYTAATRENLETLRLQVAPALNTLIAAQTEPLRLKPIMARALTMGDELHSRNAAATLLFLRRLLVGAKQLGQELEYALDSLCDDYFFLRLSMAASKVMANAMCGVANSSVVTAMAFSCAQFGIQTSGTGDTWFTGPLPTFEDFRLESGYDADDIEFMGGESIITEVVGLGGIAQAAGLPLQRSSGRSVVRMVARTTAMYDITVTESPDFLIPVLNYRGTPLGLDVERIIQPTGITPFLDIGIAGRSGRQIGGGVARAPREPFLKAWEALTTA, via the coding sequence ATGTCGAGTACCCGCGCCAGAGCCAACCGCGAAGCGGTCGATGCGCTGCTGGCCGCCGACCCGGTGCTGCTGGGGATCGAAAGCGCGCAGAGCGCGATGGGGCTGCCGAAGACCACCGTGCTGACCTCGGGCCCGACGATGCCGTTCGCCGCCTACACCGGCGGTCAGCGGGCCGCGATCATCGGCGGGGCGCTCTACGAGGGCCTGGCACCCGACGAGGCCGCGGCGGTCGCCGCGTTCGACAGCGGCGCGATCGTGGTGCGCGGCTGTCAGGAGTTCGGCTGCGTGGGATCGCTGGCCGGGGTCACCACCGCGTCCATGCCGGTGGTCGTCGTCGCGAACGAGGCCACCGGTGAGCGGGCCTACTGCACGCTGTACGAGGGTGACAGCGTGGACCGCCTGAACTACGGCAGCTATACCGCCGCGACCCGGGAGAACCTCGAGACGCTGCGGCTGCAGGTGGCGCCGGCGCTGAACACCCTGATCGCCGCGCAGACCGAACCGCTGCGACTCAAGCCGATCATGGCCCGCGCGCTGACCATGGGCGACGAGTTGCACAGCCGCAACGCGGCCGCGACGCTGCTGTTCCTGCGCCGGCTGCTCGTCGGCGCCAAGCAGTTGGGTCAGGAACTCGAGTACGCGCTCGATTCGCTGTGCGACGACTACTTCTTCCTGCGGCTTTCGATGGCGGCGAGCAAGGTGATGGCCAACGCCATGTGCGGCGTGGCCAACTCCAGCGTCGTCACCGCGATGGCGTTCTCGTGTGCGCAGTTCGGCATCCAGACCTCGGGCACCGGCGACACCTGGTTCACCGGGCCGCTGCCCACCTTCGAGGACTTTCGGCTGGAATCCGGATACGACGCCGACGACATCGAGTTCATGGGCGGTGAGAGCATCATCACCGAGGTAGTCGGCCTGGGTGGCATTGCCCAGGCTGCCGGGCTGCCGTTGCAACGATCGAGCGGACGCAGCGTGGTACGGATGGTCGCGCGCACCACCGCGATGTACGACATCACCGTGACCGAGAGTCCCGACTTTCTGATCCCCGTCCTGAACTATCGCGGGACCCCGCTGGGGCTGGACGTCGAGAGAATCATCCAGCCCACCGGCATCACCCCGTTCCTGGACATCGGTATCGCGGGCCGGTCGGGCCGGCAGATCGGGGGAGGCGTGGCCAGAGCCCCCCGCGAGCCGTTCCTCAAGGCGTGGGAGGCGTTGACGACGGCGTAG
- a CDS encoding LacI family DNA-binding transcriptional regulator, with the protein MVGIVDVAAAAGVSPTTVSHVLNNRGRIAEETRIKVLKAASQLGYQANVHAQQLVTRRSRIIAIQMPDLGDTPGPSLPHSAYFLELINGAAAAADSSGYALVVSPSGGKANVLNGFAIDGAIIVDPHGEEPVFRTDVPMVTIGVALHETREVLTVDNDHAGATRTVLDHFAEQGRRRPALVADRTRRSYVKDVLTGYRSWAAEHGAPERIVTVGSLDRAAVDEAFTELLAAPVDAVYTSSDDLALALLDAASRAGVRVPQELAIASAVDDRSLALTSPQISATNLFPFRTGETAAELLIERLESGPGAFPTRLMPTEFVARASSTPR; encoded by the coding sequence GTGGTAGGAATTGTCGACGTGGCCGCGGCGGCGGGAGTCTCGCCGACGACCGTCTCCCACGTCCTGAACAACCGGGGCCGCATCGCCGAGGAAACCCGCATCAAGGTGCTCAAGGCGGCCAGCCAGCTGGGCTATCAGGCCAATGTGCACGCCCAGCAGCTGGTCACCCGTCGCAGCCGGATCATCGCGATCCAGATGCCGGACCTCGGCGACACCCCGGGCCCGTCCCTCCCGCACTCGGCGTACTTTCTCGAGCTCATCAACGGCGCGGCCGCGGCCGCCGACAGCTCGGGGTATGCGCTGGTGGTGTCGCCGTCGGGCGGCAAGGCCAATGTCCTCAACGGGTTTGCCATCGACGGCGCGATCATCGTGGACCCGCACGGCGAGGAGCCGGTCTTCCGGACCGACGTCCCGATGGTCACGATCGGGGTCGCCCTGCACGAGACCCGCGAGGTCCTGACGGTCGACAACGACCACGCCGGGGCCACGAGAACGGTGCTCGATCACTTTGCCGAGCAGGGCCGGCGCCGGCCCGCCCTGGTGGCCGACCGGACGCGGCGCTCCTATGTGAAAGACGTGCTGACCGGGTACCGCTCCTGGGCGGCCGAACACGGCGCACCGGAGCGCATCGTCACGGTGGGTTCGCTGGACAGGGCCGCCGTGGACGAGGCCTTCACCGAGCTGTTGGCGGCGCCCGTCGACGCGGTCTACACCAGCTCGGACGACCTCGCCCTGGCGCTGCTGGATGCCGCCTCGCGCGCCGGTGTGCGCGTGCCGCAGGAGTTAGCCATCGCCTCCGCGGTCGATGATCGCTCGCTGGCCCTGACCTCGCCGCAGATCTCGGCGACCAACCTCTTCCCGTTCCGCACGGGGGAGACCGCCGCCGAACTCTTGATCGAGCGACTCGAGAGCGGGCCGGGTGCCTTCCCGACCCGACTGATGCCCACGGAGTTCGTTGCTCGGGCATCCAGCACGCCCCGTTAG
- the fbaA gene encoding class II fructose-bisphosphate aldolase produces MPIATPEVYAEMLGRAKEHSFAFPAINCVGSESINAAIKGFADAGSDGIIQFSTGGAEFGSGLGVKDMVTGAVALAEFVHVIAEKYPINVALHTDHCPKDKLDTFVRPLLAISAERVAKGQNPLFQSHMWDGSAVPIDENLTIARELLKLSVEAKIILEIEIGVVGGEEDGVEAEINEKLYTTPEDFEKTVEAMGVGEHGKYLLAATFGNVHGVYKPGNVKLRPEILAEGQKVAAAKLGLAADAKPFDFVFHGGSGSAKSDIEDALRYGVVKMNVDTDTQYAFTRPVAAHMFNNYDGVLKIDGEVGNKKAYDPRSYLKKAEASMTERVIEACNDLHSAGRSVSAG; encoded by the coding sequence ATGCCTATCGCCACTCCCGAGGTTTACGCCGAGATGCTGGGCCGCGCCAAGGAGCACTCATTCGCGTTCCCCGCGATCAACTGTGTCGGGTCCGAGAGCATCAACGCGGCCATCAAGGGCTTCGCCGATGCCGGCAGCGACGGCATCATCCAGTTCTCCACCGGTGGGGCCGAGTTCGGTTCCGGTCTCGGCGTCAAGGACATGGTCACGGGCGCGGTGGCGCTCGCCGAGTTCGTCCATGTGATCGCCGAGAAGTACCCCATCAACGTGGCCCTGCACACCGACCACTGCCCCAAGGACAAGCTGGACACCTTCGTCCGGCCGCTGCTGGCCATCTCGGCCGAGCGGGTGGCCAAGGGGCAGAACCCGCTGTTCCAGTCGCACATGTGGGACGGCTCGGCGGTGCCGATCGACGAGAACCTGACCATCGCGCGGGAGCTGCTGAAGCTGTCCGTCGAGGCCAAGATCATCCTGGAGATCGAGATCGGCGTGGTCGGCGGTGAAGAGGACGGCGTCGAGGCCGAGATCAACGAGAAGCTGTACACCACGCCCGAAGACTTCGAGAAGACCGTCGAGGCCATGGGCGTCGGCGAGCACGGCAAGTATCTGCTGGCCGCGACGTTCGGCAACGTGCACGGCGTGTACAAGCCCGGCAACGTGAAGCTCCGGCCCGAGATCCTGGCCGAGGGCCAGAAGGTCGCCGCCGCCAAGCTGGGGCTGGCCGCGGACGCCAAGCCGTTCGACTTCGTGTTCCACGGCGGATCCGGGTCGGCCAAGTCCGACATCGAGGACGCGCTGCGCTACGGCGTGGTGAAGATGAACGTCGACACCGATACCCAGTACGCCTTCACCCGCCCGGTCGCGGCGCACATGTTCAACAACTACGACGGGGTGCTCAAGATCGACGGCGAGGTCGGCAACAAGAAGGCCTACGATCCGCGCAGCTACCTGAAGAAGGCCGAGGCGTCGATGACCGAGCGCGTCATCGAGGCCTGCAACGACCTGCACAGCGCGGGTCGCTCGGTCTCCGCCGGGTAG
- a CDS encoding DedA family protein, with protein MTSTTLALMPDFLDPITLIGYFGTWALLGLLLVVFVESGVLFPVLPGDSLLFMAGMIAAGTAAAAQDGTVQANFALWQLLVFIPIAAVAGSQVGYWIGRNVGTAMFKPNARFLKQKYLDEAHAFFEARGPFAIVVARFIPIVRTLAPITAGAARMNYAVFTLFNVIGALIWGIGLTLLGYWLGQFEVVQSLLEPIIILIVVISVLPMVYEWYRRRREAAQR; from the coding sequence ATGACCAGCACCACCCTGGCCCTCATGCCGGACTTCCTCGATCCGATCACGCTGATCGGTTATTTCGGCACCTGGGCCCTGCTGGGGCTGTTGCTGGTGGTTTTCGTGGAGTCCGGGGTGCTGTTCCCGGTGCTGCCCGGCGACTCGCTGCTCTTCATGGCCGGCATGATCGCCGCGGGTACGGCGGCCGCCGCCCAGGACGGCACGGTGCAGGCCAACTTCGCGCTGTGGCAGTTGCTCGTGTTCATCCCGATCGCCGCGGTGGCCGGCAGCCAGGTCGGGTACTGGATCGGGCGCAACGTCGGGACCGCGATGTTCAAGCCGAACGCGCGCTTCCTCAAACAGAAGTATCTCGATGAGGCGCACGCGTTCTTCGAGGCCCGCGGCCCGTTCGCCATCGTGGTCGCCCGGTTCATCCCGATCGTGCGGACGCTGGCGCCGATCACCGCGGGTGCGGCCCGGATGAACTACGCGGTGTTCACCCTTTTCAATGTCATCGGCGCCCTCATCTGGGGCATCGGCCTGACCCTGCTGGGCTACTGGCTCGGGCAGTTCGAGGTGGTGCAATCGCTGCTCGAGCCCATCATCATCCTGATCGTGGTGATCTCGGTGCTACCGATGGTCTACGAGTGGTACCGGCGTCGCCGCGAAGCCGCCCAAAGGTGA
- a CDS encoding LLM class F420-dependent oxidoreductase translates to MTSSDRARIDFPSRIGVWWASETWAMPDAQAVARDIEQMGYGSLFLPEVGGKECFSQSAAYLAATDRLVIGTGIANLHVRVPSAAETGARTLNAVYPGRFAFGLGVSHAPLVEHSIGGTYAKPLATMRGYLEKMAAVAPQIEPGVGRPPVLLAALGPKMIELSGTHADGAHPYLVTPAQTKVTRDILGPDKWVVSEQAVAIGGDDEDQLRRAHGHLEVYSGLPNYRNSWLRQGFDESDLVRGCSERLKRAVVGMGSVEQAAEVVSAHLDAGADHVVIQVLGDNPMADPRPDLRELARVLNLG, encoded by the coding sequence ATGACCTCCTCCGATCGTGCCCGCATCGACTTCCCCTCCCGCATCGGCGTCTGGTGGGCCAGTGAGACCTGGGCCATGCCCGACGCGCAAGCCGTCGCGCGCGACATCGAACAGATGGGCTACGGCTCGCTGTTCCTGCCGGAGGTCGGCGGCAAGGAGTGCTTCAGCCAGTCCGCGGCATATCTGGCCGCCACCGACCGGCTGGTGATCGGGACCGGGATCGCCAACCTCCACGTGCGGGTGCCCTCGGCCGCCGAAACCGGGGCGCGCACGCTGAACGCGGTGTACCCGGGTCGGTTCGCGTTCGGGCTCGGCGTCAGCCACGCCCCGCTGGTCGAACACAGCATCGGCGGGACGTACGCGAAACCGCTGGCCACCATGCGCGGCTATCTCGAGAAGATGGCCGCCGTGGCACCGCAGATCGAGCCCGGGGTGGGGCGTCCGCCGGTGCTGCTGGCCGCGCTGGGGCCGAAGATGATCGAACTGTCCGGCACGCACGCCGACGGGGCCCACCCGTACCTGGTGACGCCGGCCCAGACCAAGGTCACCCGGGACATCCTCGGCCCGGACAAGTGGGTGGTCTCCGAACAGGCCGTGGCCATCGGCGGCGACGACGAGGACCAACTGCGGCGCGCGCACGGGCACCTCGAGGTCTATAGCGGGCTGCCGAACTACCGCAACTCCTGGCTGAGGCAGGGCTTCGACGAGTCCGACCTGGTGCGCGGCTGCTCGGAGCGGCTGAAGCGCGCCGTCGTCGGCATGGGTTCGGTCGAGCAGGCCGCCGAGGTCGTCAGCGCCCATCTGGACGCCGGCGCCGACCACGTCGTCATCCAGGTGCTCGGGGACAATCCGATGGCCGATCCCCGGCCGGACCTGCGTGAGTTGGCCCGGGTGCTGAATCTGGGGTGA